One window of the Colletotrichum destructivum chromosome 4, complete sequence genome contains the following:
- a CDS encoding Putative major intrinsic protein yields MSGQQTGHLKAPEGEPSPVSPATAVDPNAFSDEDNQTQSPRFVSHSQQPSRGGSRSVRRNNTNTGRGGRESVDDNNPPPTGVSIKSNRPLREGGARFGDYDDESDTDRYWESNDRHPDYSGGRAPRTRPPRAHLNRPQPYFNYDTQTEAKDYYEETRSYEPGDYGGRPPSRRMYDEEMAGYPRSGVAVRSTNGEQARIDWHNLSREEKAQVMRLPLTQWMNSDLKNHFVASLGELVGTTMFLFFAFAGTGVANIQSADSNSTGLLTSKLLYISIIFGFSLMVNVWIFFRISGGLFNPAVTLGMVLVKAIPPARAACLFVAQILGGMLASLIVRFLFPEKFNVRTSLSGGATLVQGVFIEAILTAELVFTIFMLAKEKHRATFIAPVGIGLTLFIAEMVGVQFTGGSLNPARSFGPCVITATFEDEHWIYWVGPCFGALIAVVFYKFIKTLEYEMANPGADGDPENDPTQNPAKLAELRLARSKSAKQG; encoded by the exons ATGTCAGGCCAGCAGACAGGACACTTGAAAGCCCCTGAGGGTGAGCCCTCTCCCGTatcaccagcaacagcagtcGACCCCAACGCCTTCTCGGACGAAGACAACCAGACGCAGTCCCCGAGATTCGTCTCGCACTCACAGCAGCCCTCAAGAGGTGGTTCGCGATCAGTCCGCCGCAATAACACCAACACCGGCCGCGGAGGGAGGGAGTCCGTTGACGACAACAACCCTCCGCCCACTGGCGTCTCGATCAAGTCCAACCGGCCCCTgagagaaggcggcgccCGCTTCGGAGACTACGACGACGAATCCGACACGGACCGGTACTGGGAGAGTAACGACCGGCATCCGGACTACAGCGGCGGCCGAGCACCCCGTACACGGCCGCCCCGCGCGCACCTCAACCGGCCGCAACCGTACTTCAACTACGACACGCAGACGGAGGCCAAGGACTACTACGAGGAGACGCGGTCCTACGAACCCGGAGACTACGGCGGCAGACCGCCCTCCCGCAGGATgtacgacgaggagatggcgggCTACCCGCGCAGCGGCGTGGCGGTCCGCAGCACCAACGGCGAACAGGCGCGCATCGACTGGCACAACCTTTCtcgggaggagaaggcgcAGGTGATGCGTCTGCCGCTGACGCAGTGGATGAACTCGGACCTCAAGAACCACTTCGTGGCcagcctcggcgagctcgtcggcacGACCatgttcctcttcttcgccttcgccggcaccggGGTGGCCAACATCCAGTCGGCCGACAGCAACTCGACGGGCCTCCTAACGAGCAAGCTGCTCTACATCTCCATCATCTTCGGCTTCTCCCTCATGGTCAACGTCTGGATCTTCTTCCGCATCAGCGGCGGCCTCTTCAACCCGGCCGTCACGCTCGGCATGGtcctcgtcaaggccatcccgcccgcccgcgccgcgtGCCTGTTCGTGGCCCAGATCCTGGGCGGCATGCTCGCTTCGCTCATCGTGCGCTTCCTGTTCCCGGAGAAGTTCAACGTGCGCACGTCgctcagcggcggcgccacgcTGGTCCAGGGCGTCTTCATCGAGGCCATCCTGACGGCCGAGCTCGTCTTCACCATCTTCAtgctggccaaggagaagcacCGCGCCACCTTCATCgcccccgtcggcatcggcctgaccctcttcatcgccgAGATGGTCGGCGTGCAGTTCACCGGCGGCTCGCTGAACCCGGCCCGAAGCTTCGGGCCCTGCGTCATCACGGCGACCTTTGAGGACGAACACTGGATCTACT GGGTCGGACCTTGCTTTGGTGCATTGATCGCTGTTGTCTTTTACAAGTTCATCAAGACGCTTGAGTACGAGATGGCCAACccgggcgccgacggcgacccGGAGAATGACCCTACTCAGAACCCGGCCAAGCTGGCAGAGCTGCGTCTGGCTCGCTCCAAGTCTGCCAAGCAgggttga
- a CDS encoding Putative pectate lyase, pectin lyase/virulence factor produces MKFSGFASWALLAAAVKAIPTSIVEEGHLLNKRAAITDAANIGYATQNGGTKGGVGGTTTTVTNLAQLSAAANASGPGIVIIQGNIVGKAKVQVGSDKTIVGKTGSSLEGIGLTILGQKNVIIRNVKISKVEAAYGDAITIQLSKNVWVDHCDLSATRDGDKDFYDGLTDLSHAADWVTISHTYFHDHSKGSLVGHSDNNAAEDTGTLRVTYANNHFFNVRSRGPLLRFGTAHVYNQYYNTMDTGLNTRMGAQALIQSSVFENVGKKAIFSESSKETGYAVAIDVVLGGQSANTAPLGKLTASSPPYSYSLLGSANVKAAVTKEAGQTLGF; encoded by the exons ATGAAGTTCTCCGGTTTCGCGTCTTGGGCCTTGCTGGCGGCCGCTGTGAAGGCCATTCCCACCTCCattgtcgaggagggccaCCTCTTGAACAAAAGAGCAGCCATCACGGATGCCGCCAACATAGGCTACGCTACCCAGAACGGCGG AACCAAGGGCGGTGTTGGTGGTACCACTACGACCGTCACGAATCTCGCCCAGTtgtctgctgctgccaacGCATCCGGCCCTGGAatcgtcatcatccaggGCAACATTgtcggcaaggccaaggtgcAGGTTGGTTCTGACAAGACCATTGTCGGGAAAACAGGCAGCT CGCTTGAGGGTATCGGCCTCACCATCTTAGGACAAAAGAACGTCATCATCCGTAACGTCAAGATCAGCAAGGTCGAGGCGGCCTATGGTGATGCTATCACCATCCAGCTATCCAAGAACGTCTGGGTCGACCACTGCGACCTGTCCGCCACCCGCGACGGGGACAAGGACTTCTACGACGGCCTGACCGACCtctcccacgccgccgactggGTCACCATCTCCCACACTTACTTCCACGACCACTCCAAGGGCTCCCTCGTCGGCCACTCGGACAACAACGCAGCCGAGGACACGGGCACCCTGCGCGTCACCTACGCCAACAACCACTTCTTTAACGTCCGCAGCCGCGGCCCGCTCCTGCGCTTCGGCACCGCCCACGTCTACAATCAGTACTACAACACCATGGACACTGGTCTGAACACCCGTATGGGCGCCCAGGCTCTCATCCAGAGCTCCGTCTTTGAGAATGTCGGCAAGAAGGCTATCTTCAGCGAGTCTAGCAAGGAGACCGG TTACGCCGTTGCCATCGATGTtgttctcggcggccagaGCGCGAACACCGCGCCATTAGGCAAGCTCACCGCCAGCAGCCCCCCTTACAGCTACTCCCTTTTGGGATCTGCCAACGTCAAGGCGGCGGTTACGAAGGAGGCAGGGCAAACCCTTGGGTTCTGA
- a CDS encoding Putative NAD-dependent epimerase/dehydratase, NAD(P)-binding domain superfamily: protein MSNEILVTGAAGFVGQALISALIKANPSTTLVVTDVIEPPIPADVAGESSRINSLKADLTDPSAVSSLLSKQFAAVYLLHGLMSGGAEANLDLGLKVNLDSVRAVLDHLRKSYPGTTVIFTSSCAVYGPRQPVIESETVPKPKTSYGTEKLIVELLVEDYSRRGLIDGRIVRLPTVTVRPGAPSAAASSFASGIVRESLKGVKNILPVSRDLEIWVCSPATVVKNLVKVKDVPKEKFGDSRVVNLPGITVTVQEILDAVEKVGGKEALAQIEEKRDPAVLAIVNTWPARFDVSRAYSLGLEPDGPILEAVEAFSKTLEA from the coding sequence ATGTCCAACGAAATTCTCGTCACAGGCGCCGCTGGCTTCGTCGGCCAGGCTCTCATCAGCGCCCTCATCAAAGCGAACCCGTCCACGACCCTTGTCGTCACGGATGTCATCGAGCCCCCGATCCCGGCCGACGTGGCGGGGGAGAGCAGCAGGATAAACTCGCTCAAGGCCGACCTCACCGACCCGTCAGCTGTCAGCTCCTTGCTCTCGAAGCAGTTCGCGGCGGTGTACCTCCTGCACGGCCTCATGTCTGGCGGAGCTGAGGCGAACCTTGACCTGGGTCTCAAAGTCAATCTCGACTCGgtccgcgccgtcctcgaccatCTCCGCAAAAGCTACCCGGGGACGACCGTCATCTTCACCAGCTCGTGTGCGGTCTACGGCCCCCGCCAGCCCGTCATCGAGAGCGAGACGgtgccgaagccgaagacGTCGTACGGCACGGAGAAGCTCATCGTCGAGTTGTTGGTCGAAGATTATTCGCGTCGTGGGCTTATCGATGGCCGCATTGTCCGACTcccgacggtgacggtgagACCTGGTGCACCatccgccgcggcgtccAGCTTCGCTTCCGGTATCGTCCGCGAGTCTCTCAAGGGCGTCAAGAACATCCTGCCCGTCAGCCGAGATCTCGAAATTTGGGTCTGCAGCCCCGCAACGGTGGTCAAGAACCTCGTCAAGGTCAAAGACGTCCCGAAAGAGAAGTTTGGGGACTCAAGGGTCGTCAACCTGCCCGGCATCACCGTGACGGTCCAGGAGATCCTCGACGCGGTAGAGAAGGTCGGTGGCAAGGAGGCGCTGGCGCAGAttgaagagaagagggaccCGGCGGTTTTGGCCATTGTCAACACATGGCCAGCCCGATTTGATGTTAGTAGAGCCTACAGTCTGGGCTTGGAACCGGATGGGCCGATTCTGGAGGCTGTTGAGGCGTTTTCAAAGACATTGGAGGCATAA
- a CDS encoding Putative zn(2)Cys(6) fungal-type DNA-binding domain, fungal transcription factor has translation MLVSAVRSLFSLLISESLRVGFVASYAQHAEYRPLQAACAYIMDERAETAVTPVSQSETRRRKGSKHDKTGCLTCRYRRKKCVENTIPVCGTCARLNLKCVRPSARDVVPTSWVDQKQATKHVQQLRTADNRNDTSTTTITAIFPFNLPTLTGDHAEPPQKRQVMRYYITVLCHYLTASEQFNSFLSAFLPMAMESTVLYDALVALASGHLSLLNESYRLSALEAHSTAITNLATALGAPQNQITWYETKAAACLAFVIGEVCVGDDSGWSTHLSGAKLLIRSAEVVTTSGVVLRGPEVFKRSSEGQWILRNFAYHDIVGSITLRRRPLLDCTYLDGITDVVDTYLGVATDLLRHVATLSSLDEETRLGPDLTVDEIVERKSTFHTTCVKVEQELQVWQCRVDASPELAALAHAFRSAVLIVLYRLIRNRLTCEGHDEEETHVATGWDILPTKIRTHVSNILRHVSGIPIGSHSESAILFPLFLAGGEATEDKHMDEVRIRLKMTLQKRRFLNIARSLEILEELWQRRKTPDGVRLDWTDILDETREHLLLT, from the exons ATGCTCGTGTCCGCCGTCAGGtccctcttttccctcttgATTTCGGAATCCCTACGTGTTGGCTTTGTCGCCAGTTACGCCCAACACGCCGAATACCGTCCGCTCCAGGCCGCTTGTGCATACATCATGGATGAAAGAGCCGAGACTGCCGTGACTCCAGTTTCGCAGTCAGAAACTCGACGTCGAAAGGGCTCCAAGCACGACAAAACAGGGTGTCTGACCTGCCGTTATCG ACGGAAGAAATGTGTCGAAAATACGATTCCAGTATGCGGCACCTGTGCTCGGCTGAACCTGAAGTGTGTTCGGCCGTCAGCCCGCGATGTCGTGCCAACAAGCTGGGTTGACCAGAAACAAGCCACAAAACACGTGCAACAACTACGTACAGCTGACAATCGGAACGAcacatcgacgacgacgataacGGCAATCTTTCCGTTCAACTTGCCAACGCTGACGGGAGATCATGCTGAACCACCTCAGAAACGTCAAGTAATGCGATATTATATCACAGTGCTGTGTCACTACTTGACAGCTAGTGAGCAGTTCAACTCGTTTTTGTCGG CTTTTCTCCCCATGGCCATGGAGTCAACGGTGCTCTATGACGCACTGGTAGCGTTGGCCTCGGGACATTTGTCACTCTTGAATGAGTCGTACAGGCTCTCCGCGCTGGAAGCTCACTCGACAGCCATCACTAATCTTGCAACGGCGCTCGGCGCCCCCCAGAACCAGATCACATGGTACGAGACAAAGGCAGCAGCATGTctcgccttcgtcatcgGAGAAGTCTGCGTGGGCGATGATTCCGGATGGTCTACTCACCTCAGCGGAGCCAAGCTCTTGATCAGGTCCGCTGAGGTGGTTACGACCTCCGGTGTCGTGCTGCGTGGCCCAGAGGTCTTCAAGAGAAGTTCCGAGGGGCAGTGGATCCTCCGGAACTTTGCATATCACGACATAGTCGGCAGCATCACGTTGAGGAGGCGGCCTCTGCTCGACTGTACCTATCTGGACGGAATCACCGACGTGGTCGATACCTATCTGGGGGTCGCTACGGACCTGCTGCGCCATGTCGCCACTCTGAGCAGCCTCGATGAAGAGACGAGGCTCGGGCCAGACCTCACAGTCGATGAAATCGTGGAGAGAAAATCAACTTTCCACACCACATGTGTCAAAGTCGAGCAAGAGCTACAGGTCTGGCAGTGCCGAGTCGATGCTTCTCCAGAGCTAGCTGCCTTGGCGCACGCGTTTAGAAGCGCGGTCTTGATCGTTCTGTATCGGCTCATTCGAAATCGACTGACTTGCGAGGGGcatgacgaggaagagacaCACGTGGCGACGGGGTGGGATATACTGCCGACGAAGATACGCACGCATGTTTCGAATATCTTGAGGCATGTCTCTGGCATCCCGATAGGGTCTCATTCCGAGTCGGCAATACTGTTCCCCCTTTTTCTCGCCGGTGGCGAGGCCACGGAGGACAAACACATGGACGAAGTCCGCATCCGCCTGAAGATGACGCTACAAAAGAGACGATTTCTGAATATTGCGCGGTCGTTGGAAATTCTAGAGGAGTTGTGGCAAAGGAGAAAAACTCCGGATGGAGTTCGATTAGACTGGACTGACATTTTGGATGAGACTAGAGAGCACCTTTTGTTGACGTAA
- a CDS encoding Putative major facilitator, sugar transporter, major facilitator superfamily, translated as MGGGTSLWASPEWKKDPKEIFNSRLLLLGITIAFAGCSYGFDQGNIGGIMTFPSFRTAFGFDTISQEEADTREGNIAAMLAAGGTAGALLAAPLSDFLGRKKSVTSMAALFLVGCSMQEVPKLNVLYAGRLLAGVAIGATSMLAPQYLAENSPKSVRGSLTTSYNLMIILALALAFWTNYAVSLWSKEDLNDNKAWQLALGVQLIPGFFLFVSIWFVVETPRALISKGKHEQGLKNLCKLRGLPAEHPYVRQEYMEILAQAEAEQNKAKGYGYVVVVKDIFTNASNRRRLFLAVSLFIFHKATGTDSLNYFAPQIFAMIGVPKGSSSLLTTGVYGVVKLATTIIYVTVIVDRVGRRLPLMIGATIQATSMLYIGLFLRFSDVEPGSGTTPGGIVGIIMIYLYAFGWSFGHSVAPYVVAAEIFPSRIRSVCMSCCLFTNWIVNYGITTATPHMLSTMGYGTFLFFSLMTYAGVIFVFFCLPELKGRSIESMDDLFAHSLWTMFKRAYPTEDEKVRHDVQEKLHQEEEKGASHVAMIEDSGRRA; from the exons ATGGGCGGGGGAACTTCACTTTGGGCTTCTCCCGAATGGAAGAAGGACCCGAAAGAGATTTTCAACTCGAGACTTCTCTTGCTAGGCATCACCATTGCCTTTGCCGGGTGCTCCTATGGCTTCGACCAGGGAAACATCGGAGGAATTATGACGTTTCCATCGTTTCGGACAGCCTTTGGGTTCGACACCATCAGCCAAGAGGAAGCAGACACAAGAG AGGGAAATATAGCTGCAATGT TGGCTGCCGGTGGAACCGCAGGTGCTTTGCTGGCAGCTCCTTTGTCCGACTTTCTCGGCAGAAAGAAGTCTGTCACATCAATGGCGGCACTCTTCCTGGTAGGCTGTTCCATGCAAGAGGTTCCCAAGCTCAACGTTCTATACGCCGGGCGACTTCTGGCCGGAGTAGCCATTGGGGCAACTTCTATG CTCGCTCCTCAATACCTAGCGGAAAATTCTCCGAAATCGGTCAGGGGCTCTCTCACTACATCCTACAACCTGATGATAATACTGGCGTTAGCTCTTGCCTTCTGGACAAACT ACGCGGTCAGTCTTTGGTCTAAGGAGGACCTCAACGACAACAAGGCTTGGCAGTTGGCTTTGGGCGTCCAACTTATTCCTGGCTTTTTCCTGTTTGTTTCCATTTGGT TTGTCGTCGAAACCCCTCGTGCCCTGATCTCGAAAGGAAAACACGAGCAAGGTTTGAAGAACCTTTGCAAGCTTAGGGGACTACCTGCGGAACATCCCTATGTCCGTCAAGAGTACATGGAAATCCTGGCACAGGCTGAAGCCGAACAGAACAAGGCGAAGG GATATGGAtatgtcgttgtcgtcaaAGACATTTTTACCAACGCAAGCAACCGCCGACGTCTCTTTCTCGCCGTCTCGCTCTTCATCTTCCACAAGGCTACGGGTACAGACTCACTAAACTACTTCGCTCCAC AGATTTTTGCTATGATCGGAGTTCCCAAGGGCTCTAGTTCGCTTTTGACTACAGGGGTCTACGGTGTTGTCAAGTTGGCAACGACCATCATCTACGTCACCGTCATTGTCGATCGAGTTGGCCGGCGACTCCCTCTTATGATTGGTGCCACTATCCAGGCAACATCGATGCTATATATCGGTCTATTCCTTCGTTTCTCCGACGTTGAGCCTGGTAGTGGAACTACTCCTGGTGGCATCGTGGGGATCATTAT GATCTATCTCTATGCCTTTGGCTGGTCTTTTGGCCATTCTGTAGCTCCTTATGTGGTTGCCGCTGAGATCTTTCCCTCTCGGATCCGGTCCGTCTGCATGTCTTGCTGCCTTTTCACGAATTGGATCGTCAACTATGGCATCACCACCGCAACCCCCCACATGCTGTCGACAATGGGTTATGGCaccttccttttcttttcccttaTGACATACGCTGGCGTTAttttcgtcttcttttgCCTACCGGAGCTGAAGGGCCGCAGCATCGAGTCCATGGATGATTTATTTGCGCACTCCCTCTGGACCATGTTTAAACGCGCGTACCCTACTGAAGATGAGAAAGTCAGGCATGATGTGCAGGAGAAGCTACAtcaggaggaagagaagggagCGTCACATGTGGCCATGATCGAGGATAGTGGGAGGCGAGCTTAA
- a CDS encoding Putative FMN-dependent dehydrogenase, cytochrome b5-like heme/steroid binding protein, translating to MTTKTQEPERATISLTDLSKHNTKADCWIAVHSKVWDITDFINDHPGGPSVLLKCAGSNATKIFDEVHAPDILEELPDEKLVGVLQDATPDVPAASSQSGGTNSTTKSSAETVQTAFTSTQEQNAIPPLDSIIGVPDFEVVASKALTPKTWAFYSSAATDLITHKNNKELVRRIMIRPRILRNVSHIDMRTTILGFESSAPFFISPAAMAKLVHPDGELALSRGAANENIIQCISSNASYTLKSIVSAAPPTQPFFFQLYINSERHKTIAILRSARALGIKAVFVTVDAPVPGKREADERAAQAGTIRAAISGAESSKDKKGSGLGRLMAQYIDKSITWEDLSWIREASGVPIVLKGVQTADDVRLAVEYGVDGVLLSNHGGRSLDGSQASILVLLELREQCPEIFDKLEVYIDGGFERGSDILKAIALGATAVGVGRPFLYSLVYGQPGVEHLSQILKDELETSMRLCGITSLRQATPAMVNTLDVEYLVVSEDRARQKKPMGRPRSKL from the exons ATGACGACCAAGACTCAGGAACCGGAGCGAGCCACGATCAGCTTGACTGATCTCAGCAAGCACAACACCAAGGCAGATTGTTGGATAGCAGTGCACTCGAAAGTCTGGGATATCACTGACTTCATCAATGACCATCCAGGAGGCCCGTCGG TCCTTCTCAAATGTGCCGGTTCAAATGCCACAAAGATCTTTGATGAGGTCCACGCACCGGAcatcctcgaggagctccctgacgagaagctcgtcggGGTTTTGCAAGACGCCACTCCTGACGTTCCTGCAGCTTCATCACAGTCAGGTGGCACGAACAGCACAACAAAATCATCTGCAGAGACTGTGCAAACAGCATTCACGTCTACCCAAGAACAGAATGCCATACCGCCACTCGATTCCATCATTGGGGTGCCGGATTTCGAGGTTGTCGCTTCCAAAGCACTTACGCCAAAGACGTGGGCTTTCTACTCTTCTGCAGCTACGGATCTCATAACGcacaagaacaacaaggaGCTTGTGAGACGCATCATGATCCGGCCGAGGATCCTGAGAAACGTATCCCATATCGACATGAGGACGACTATCTTGGGTTTCGAGAGCTCGGCCCCTTTCTTcatctcgcccgccgccatggcgaaGCTGGTGCATCCTGACGGCGAGTTAGCCCTGAGTCGAGGAGCGGCAAATGAGAATATCATTCAATGT ATTTCGAGCAATGCTTCCTACACTCTCAAGTCCATCGTCTCGGCTGCTCCGCCCACGcagcccttcttcttccagctTTACATCAACTCCGAGCGCCACAAGACGATAGCGATTCTTCGTTCTGCCCGTGCTCTGGGTATTAAGGCAGTCTTTGTGACCGTGGACGCACCTGTCCCCGGCAAGCGGGAGGCGGATGAGCGTGCCGCCCAAGCAGGCACCATCCGAGCTGCCATCAGCGGCGCCGAAAGcagcaaggacaagaagggcAGCGGTCTCGGACGTTTAATGGCTCAGTATATTGATAAGTCCATCACCTGGGAGGACCTCTCGTGGATCAGAGAAGCGAGCGGCGTTCCCATTGTTCTTAAAGGCGTCCAGACGGCGGACGACGTCAGGCTAGCAGTCGAGTATGGTGTGGACGGAGTACTTTTGAGCAACCACGGAGGTCGATCTCTGGATGG ATCGCAAGCCTCCATTCTTGTCCTGCTCGAACTCCGAGAGCAGTGTCCTGAGATTTTCGACAAGCTAGAGGTTTATATCGACGGTGGCTTTGAGCGCGGGTCGGATATACTGAAGGCCATTGCACTTGGTGCCACAGCAGTCGGTGTGGGCAGGCCGTTTCTGTATTCTCTTGTCTACGGCCAGCCAGGCGTAGAGCATCTCTCTCAGA TCCTCAAAGACGAGCTTGAAACCTCGATGAGGCTTTGTGGTATCACCAGCCTCAGGCAGGCAACTCCTGCAATGGTGAACACTCTGGATGTCGAGTACTTGGTGGTTTCGGAGGACCGAGCTAGACAAAAGAAGCCTATGGGAAGACCACGGTCGAAGCTCTAA
- a CDS encoding Putative sialidase: MSPTLHSAAIPAATVQSHASNLLQLPDKTLLCAWFGGSQEGLPDINIWLSRQEPGSKGWSTPQKVSSDTNRSCQNPVLFRAPKSGDVWLFHTSQDAGNQDGAYIMARTSSDNGITWSEPRYPLEGVTGAFVRQPLVVLGDGTWVLPVFHCRSTPGQRWIGNNDISSVFFTRDDGQTWSESVVPESLGCVHMNIVPPAKGRSEYVAFFRSRWADNVYRSTSSDGLNWASPKPTTLPNPNSGICAARLPSGNVVIVFNRSAAEPDMARREGLYDDITPEDDKRPNQASVNGKHAIWGTPRKALTIAISSDDGLGWKERVLEEGDGFCMTNNSLEKTNRELSYPSISVEEEGPVAVVHVAFTFHRQYIKYVRIDDVERWVDRA, translated from the coding sequence ATGTCCCCAACTCTCCACTCCGCTGCCATCCCTGCGGCAACCGTTCAGTCGCACGCCTCCAACCTTCTCCAACTACCCGACAAGACTCTGCTTTGCGCCTGGTTCGGGGGCTCCCAGGAAGGTCTCCCGGACATCAACATCTGGCTGTCTCGTCAAGAACCGGGTTCGAAGGGCTGGTCCACGCCGCAGAAAGTCTCATCCGACACCAATCGCAGCTGCCAGAACCCCGTTCTCTTCCGGGCACCAAAGTCAGGGGATGTTTGGCTTTTTCACACTTCGCAAGATGCCGGCAACCAAGACGGCGCGTACATCATGGCTCGCACATCAAGTGATAACGGCATAACCTGGTCAGAACCCCGATACCCCTTGGAGGGTGTCACCGGTGCGTTCGTACGTCAACCTCTTGTTGTCCTTGGCGATGGGACCTGGGTTCTTCCCGTTTTCCATTGCCGTTCGACACCGGGTCAGAGGTGGATTGGTAACAACGACATTTCCTCCGTCTTTTTTACCCGAGATGATGGCCAAACATGGTCAGAAAGCGTGGTGCCCGAAAGTCTCGGCTGCGTGCATATGAACATTGTTCCGCCGGCGAAAGGGAGATCAGAATATGTCGCCTTCTTCCGCAGTCGTTGGGCGGACAATGTTTACCGCTCAACCTCCTCCGACGGGCTGAACTGGGCCTCTCCCAAGCCGACCACGCTACCAAACCCCAACAGCGGTATATGTGCCGCACGCTTGCCTTCAGGAAACGTCGTCATTGTTTTCAATCGATCCGCGGCTGAGCCCGACATGGCAAGGAGGGAAGGTCTCTACGACGACATTACACCAGAAGACGACAAGCGCCCAAATCAAGCCTCCGTCAACGGGAAGCATGCCATTTGGGGAACCCCCCGGAAAGCGTTGACCATTGCCATTTCTAGTGACGACGGACTGGgctggaaagagagagtgcttgaagaaggcgatgGGTTCTGTATGACGAACAACTCCCTCGAGAAGACAAATCGAGAGTTGAGCTATCCGAGCATCtccgtcgaggaagagggtcCTGTAGCAGTGGTACATGTTGCTTTCACCTTTCACAGGCAGTACATCAAATATGTCCGCATAGACGATGTGGAAAGATGGGTGGACAGAGCATAG
- a CDS encoding Putative aldolase-type TIM barrel translates to MPSSSIPPKSTPLPAGVYTPVVTIYKAGDPKQPVDHDAMYKQCQALVKAGMHGLVYSGTNGELCLLTSDERKAIVETAVRAVKDLGKPNYPIVAGISAQSTREAIINAKDAASAGANFALLLPPSYWPKALSGEAILGYFRDVADSSPIPIVIYNFPAVTSGVDLDSDQLAALASHPSIVAVKLTCGNVGKVTRLASQFTPEQFGVFGGSSDYLLPTLAAGGSGCVTGMGNIFPASTSALFDLCKAGKAEEAWKLQYAVANAEWACKKGIALTKFGAWHFLGREIGVADESSWEMRRPYLPLGDSTKKWALETFAALEATEKQRSWSS, encoded by the coding sequence ATGCCTTCCAGCTCAATCCCCCCAAAATCAACCCCTCTTCCGGCCGGGGTCTACACCCCAGTCGTCACCATCTACAAAGCCGGCGACCCCAAACAGCCCGTCGACCATGATGCCATGTACAAGCAGTGCCAGGCGCTGGTTAAGGCCGGCATGCATGGCCTCGTTTACTCGGGAACCAATGGCGAACTCTGTCTTCTCACTTCCGACGAGCGCAAAGCCATCGTCGAAACCGCCGTCCGGGCCGTCAAAGACCTCGGCAAGCCAAACTACCCGATCGTCGCGGGCATCTCAGCGCAGTCGACGCGcgaggccatcatcaacgccaaAGACGCAGCATCCGCGGGCGCAAACTTTGCGCTTCTGTTGCCGCCCAGCTACTGGCCCAAGGCACTTTCCGGCGAGGCGATATTGGGCTACTTCCGAGACGTCGCTGACAGCTCGCCCATCCCCATCGTCATCTACAACTTCCCCGCCGTGACATCCGGCGTAGATCTCGACTCGGACCAACTTGCTGCTCTGGCGTCCCATCCCAGCATTGTGGCTGTGAAGCTTACCTGCGGCAACGTGGGCAAGGTGACCCGGTTAGCGAGCCAGTTCACGCCTGAGCAGTTTGGCGTCTTTGGCGGCAGCAGTGACTACCTGCTGCCGACACTGGCTGCGGGAGGAAGTGGCTGCGTGACGGGGATGGGCAACATCTTTCCGGCTTCCACGTCGGCCTTGTTCGATTTGTGTAAGGCCGGAAAGGCGGAAGAAGCCTGGAAACTCCAGTACGCCGTAGCAAACGCGGAATGGGCGTGCAAGAAAGGAATAGCCCTCACGAAATTCGGCGCCTGGCACTTTTTAGGTCGCGAGATTGGAGTCGCTGACGAGTCCTCTTGGGAGATGAGGAGGCCGTATCTGCCGTTGGGTGACTCCACGAAGAAGTGGGCTTTGGAGACGTTCGCGGCGCTTGAAGCCACCGAGAAGCAAAGATCATGGAGCAGCTAA